ctcactgtggttaccagatactgtgagggttaaaggtagtgtctcatatctgatactggggagatgactaccatctaaggcgaacatgggcgtaggcttctctaactgtctgaaaggaatgtcatgtttccgagcccatacttcatccataaaacaaccctcagccccagagtctatcaaggcactgcatgtagcacccgaacccgaatttgtgggcagaactgaaaaagtgtgtgcgagcaagaaggcctacaaacctgagtcagttacaccagatctgtcaggaggaatgggccaaaattcaccaaacttattacgggaagattgtggaagactacccgaaacgtttgacccaagttaaataatttaaaggcaatgctaccaaatactaattgagtgtatgtaaacttctgacccactgggaatgtgatgaaagaaataaaagctgaaagaaataattgtctctactattattctgacatttcacattcttaaaataaaagtggtgatcgtaactgacctaagacatggaatttttacgaggattaaatgtcaggaattgtgaagaactgagtttaaatgtatttggctaaggtgtatataaacctccgacttcaactgtataacctGCATGAACCATGTGCTCAGTTCATGTGTTCAGGGTATGGTTAGTTTCCTGCTCAGTGCTCACATTCTCTCTCAGCTGTGGGGTGAACAGTTCGACAGAGTAATTCACTGTCCTCAGTAGCGTAGTCACTTGACTGTTGCTGCCACCTTGACCATTGGACTGGAGTTGAAGAACATCAGTGAAGTGAACCAGGTTCCTTAGAGGAGACACAGCAGAgacagggttagtgtgtgttcACGTCAGTTCAAGGTGGTGACTTTGTCAAAAGCAAGCACCTCTCCACTTGGTCCGGGATGTCCACCAGGTGTAGATCCAGACTGTCCAGGAGGTCCACCAGATCCAGGAGGTCCAACTGGTGTTGGAGGTCCAGTGTTACTCAATGTCAAACAGTTTCTTCTCATGAGAGACAAGAAACTGTCAAAAAACCTGGTAGAGTTTGAAAGATAAGAGCAATAGAAAAAGAGAGGCACGGGGGTTGGGGGGAAGGACAAAAATTGGTAAACAATATGAAGACGAGTACACTTTTCAGAGAGTAGTCATTTCAAAGCATAAGGAAAGTACCTCTCCAGGTGTACTCTGATTCATGCAGGTCACAATTAAGCTCTAAAGTCAAGAAAGTGAACACAGATGATCTCAGTTATATCCCACACCACAATGCATCAGCCTGGTCATCGTAATTGTGAAACTGGTAGGCTGGGTGAAGGTTTCAACATAGATTGAATCTCAAGTCTTTGGTCACAAGGATAGGTCAACTAAGAGTACAGAATCGTGTTTAGAAACCACAGTTCTCAAATTCATTAACCTACCAACACAATCATCTTTCTTTCACCTTGACACTTAGTTTGGTTTTTACCATAGGTAATGAATCCAGCGGGACACTggataacttttttgcccgctttgaggacaatacagtgccactgacatggcccgctaccaaaacctgtggactttccttcactgcagctgacgtgagtaaaacatttaaacgtgttaaccctcgcaaaggCTGCTGGCCCAAGAGGCAttcccagccgcgtcctcagagcatgcgcagaccagctggctatcccagtctgctgttcccacatgcttcaagagggccaccattgttcctgttcccaagaaagctaaggtaactgagctaaacgactaccgccccgtagcactcacttccgtcatcatgaagtgctttgagagactagtcaaggaccatatcacctccaccctacctgacaccctagacccactccaatttgcttaccgccctaataggtccacagacgacgcaatcgcaaccacactgccctaacccatctggacaagaggaatacctatgtgagaatgctgttcatcgactacagctcagctttcaacaccatagtatcctccaaactcgccatcaagctcgagaccctgggtcttgaccccgccctgtgcaactgggtactggacttcctgacgggccgcccccaggtggtgagggtaggtaacaacatctccaccctgctgatcctcaacactggggccccacaagggtgcgttctgagccctatcctgtactccctgttcacgcaCGGCTGCGTGGCCATTCACGCATtccactcaatcatcaagtttgcggacgacactacagtggtaggcttgattaccaacaacaacgagacggcctacagggaggaggtagggccctcggagtgtggtgtcaggaaaataacctcacactcaacgtcaacaaaactaaggagatgattgtggacttcaggaaacagcagagggagcaccccccctatccacatcaacgggacagtagtggagagggtagtaagttttaagttcctcggcatacacatcccGGACAAACTGAatgggtccacccacacagacagcattgtgaagaaggcgcagcagagcctcttcatcctcaggaggctgaagaaattcggcttgtcaccaaaagcactcacaaacttctacagatgcgcaatcgagagcatcctgtcgggctgtatcaccgcctggtgcggcaactgctccgcctacaaccgtaaggctctccagagggtagtgaggtctgcacaacgcatcaccgggggcaaactacctgccctccaggacacctacaccacccgatgtcacaggaaggccataaagatcatcaaggacaacaaccacccgagccactgcctgttcaccccgctatcatccagaagacgaggtcagtaaagatgcatcaaagctgggaccgagagacagaagctgtttttcaatctcaaggccatcagactgttaaacatccaccactaacattgagtggttgctgccaacatactgactcaactccagctcactttaataatggaaattaatgatttaaaaaaaatcactagccactttaaacaatgccacttaatataatgtttacataccctacattactcatctcatatgtatatactgtactctatatcatctactgcatctttatgtaatacatgtaatacatacatttaaactctgccactttgtttacataccctacattactcatctcataggtatatactgtactctataccatctactgcatcttgcctttgccgttctgtaccaatttgtaagtcgctctggataagagcgtctgctaaatgacttaaatgtaaatgatgtaaatgtaccatcactcattcatatacatattctttatcccgttacacttgtgtgtataaggtagtagttgtggaattctcgttggttattactgcattgtcggaactagaagcacaagcatttcgctacactcgcattaacatctgctaaccatgtgtatgtgacaaataacatttgatttgacacccTAGCTGCCGTCCAGATTTCTGCAGGTTCCCACCTCTCTACCAATGTCCATCCCCATCATACATTAATCTACATCTGACAGAGTCAAACTTTAAAAGGCCCAACGCAGACGTTTTTATATCAATATATTTTACGGGTATTTTACCAGGGTTCTATCTAACCATTTCATGCTAATGAAAAAAGGTATCAACAAGACTAATGGAAACAGTAAATCTGCCTAAAACTTCCAATGTTGAAAATAAAAACATACGCTAGACAGGTGatgcattttttgttgttggtgaAATAGATAATGCGACAATTGCGGTAGAAATAcatttatgcgcaaatattgatagaACATGTCGCAAAACACTTTGGAGTCGCACGATGATTGTCGCCTACTACCACGCATAGTTTATCGGCAGATGGAATACCTTATGATAAACGTCATAATTTATGGTGGTTAaatcaaaatcacattttatttgtcacatgcttcgtaaacaacaggtattggcataacagtgaaatgcttacttacggctGCTTGAAAACGCAGAGAAAGTTTGAAAAAgaatataaaaaataatacaaggaataaatacacaatgagtaacgttCATTTGGCTagatggggtaccagtaccaagtcgatgaGCAGGGGTAGGAGGCAATTGAGGTACATGTAGCCTAAATCGAGCTCCACAGTGGCAAGTATCCCTGACTGCAGTGTGCAGTTTTTTTGTCCAACTGAGGTTTGagtcacacactgaatacaaacACACAGTTCGTGCAAGGCACATGTTGAACACAAACTCATTTTATATAAAGTGGTACCAGCACGTGTAAACACTTTTTTCTTCATGCTATTTTTAAGACAAGCTACTGATATTGTTGCAGTGAACAACAAAATTGTTATGTATGTCATGTACTGTTAAAATTGTGTTGATAAATGTTAGAACTTTGTAATTATATTATTTAATTGAgcatatatattttattatatatatacatatacatatacacacacacacacacacacacacacacacacacacacatacatacatacatacatacatacatacatacatacatacatacatacatacatacatacatacatacatacacacacacacacacacacacacatacatacatacatacatacacacacacacttccgaCCTATCctgatttataatgctatttactTTCCTCATGAGAATGGAAACAGACTATACCATATAGAccataattttgcacgcccaatttttcatttgttaaaaaagtttaaaatatccaataaatgtcgttccacttcatgattatgtcccacttgttgttgattcttcacaaaaaatagaGTTTTATATCTttctgtttgaagcctgaaatgtggcaaaaggtcgcaaagttcaagggggccgaatactttcgcaaggcactgtataccagCTCCAGTAAAGAGACCAGAGACTCGGGTGACTGCTACGTCATCTTTACTAAACACCACAATTAACAATTGAAACAATTAACACAGCAGACAAAAACAAGGTTTGACCACTCCTCAAAAATGGCTTCACTCCTGCGCCTCAAAAGAGGCAAAGACGGTCAGTTCCTTGAGGAGAATATTTTCCTATACATCCAGGCCATCATACAACCGTAGTTATTTAAGGGTTGTAAATGCGGTCTTCCCCGTCCATCCCAATTACACTAGGGATGGAAACGGTGCCTTTAAATGTTTGGCGTTCGCACCACCTTGCTGCCACTAGGGTGTCCCTTAGGAGAAAATCTGCTTCCTTGAAGAAAAAAGGAAGAATAAATATTAAGAGTAGTGCCTCATTGGGTGATCAAGACAAATTACACCGCACTTTCACAATACCACCATGCAAACAAAAGCCACTATTACTAAAGGGATTTTCAGTGACATGTATAAATACTCAAcaagacatcacaactattatATCTTGCCATGCATGAATTCTTCAACattacacacagtagactacatacCCAGTTCACAGCTCCCAGTTCGCTGTGCATTTCATTTTTAGTATGGTCTAGAAGGAAGGGAACCTCTAGGGATGTTTGTACAAGAATGCACCTTACTTTAGCTAATGGCCTACACAGTACTTGCTCTTGCAAAGCTGGATGCTGATGTGACATGCTGTGTGACTTCTTGGGGGGAAGGGGGAGTCATCTACATCATCCTAAAACATATtggtctttaaacattggtttcagactataccactcatcatatgactCCACCTACCTGTAGTGTGCTTTGTTTTTGCCGCCGTTTTCAATCTTTCAACCTGTCTTCTTCAGACCTTAACGAGTGAATgacatacattacatacagttgaagtctgaagtttccatacaccttagccaaaaacatttaaactcagtttttccacaattcctgacatttaatcctcgtaaaaattccctgtcttaggtcagttaggatcaccactttattttcaataatgtgaaatgtcagaataaaagagagaaatatttatttaagctttcatttctttcatcacattcccaggtgGGTCAGAAGatcacatacactcaataagtgtgtggtagcattgcctttaaatggtttagcTTGGATCAAACGTCTCGAGTatccttccacaataagttgggtgaattttggcccattcctcctggcagagctgttgtaaccgagtcaggtttggaggcctccttgctcacacatgctttttcagttctgcccacacattttctatagtattgaggtcagggctttgttatggccactccaataccatggaagtatgtttggggtcattgtccatttggaagacccatttgcgaccaagctttaacttactgactgatgtcttgagatgttgcttcaatatatccacataatttcccctcctcatgataccatctattttgtgaagtgcaccagcccctcctgcagcaaagcaccctcataacatgatgctgccacccccgcaagcctcccactttttcctccaaacataacggtggtcattgtggccaaacagttctatttttgtttcatcagaccagaggacatttctccaaaatgtacaatctttgtccccatttgcagttgcaaaccgttgtcgggcttttttatggtggttttggagcagtcgcttcttccttgccgagaagcctttcaggttattgcgatataggactcgttttactgtggatatagatactttgaacctgtttcttccagcaccTTCACCaggacctttgctgttgttctgggattgatttgcacttttcacaccaaagtatgttcatctctaggagacagaacgcgtctccttcctgagcggtatgatggctgcgtggccccatggtgtttatacttatgtactattgtttgtacagatgaatgtggtaccttcaggcgtttggaaattgctcccaaggatgaaccagacttgtggagggctaccctttttttctgaggtcttgtctgatttcttttaattttcccatgatgtcaagcaaagaggcactgagtttgaaggtaggccacgggtacacctccaattgactcaaatgatgtggattagcctaacagaagcttcaaaagccacctcattttatggaattttccaagctgtttaaatgcacagtcaacttagtgtatgtaaacgtctgacccactggaattatgatagtaaattataagtgaaataatctgtctgtaaacaattgttggaaaaattgtgtcatacacaaagtagatgtactaACTGACTTggaaaaactatagtttgttagcaagaattttgtggagtggttgaaaaacgacttttaatgactccaacctaagtgtatgtatgtaaacttccgacttcacctgTATATTCAATATGAAAATATATTCAGGTCAGTCTGGCAGCAGTGAAACAAGTGATTTTAAGGATGCAAATGAAAGGTTTTTATAATGTTCAAGACTTATGTCATGGGAATACATTTCAGGATGTAGAAGATATGTAgagaaccctggaatgagtaggcgtgtccaaacttttgactggtactgtatattcacaTTAAAATGGgacgccaattggatggaaacctagctactgtaatAGATTTCCATTCAAATCTGCAAAAATTACTTTTTTGCAAAAAACTATttatcaagcaagaattttgctaggactgtctgggattGGTCTGAGTGGGTAGGGAAAAACTGAAAACAAGATGTTATTGGCAGAGGGGTTTGGAACtctttattggtctattaaccaatttactgaatagtgatgtcaccatggaaagccCAAAACTCCCACCCATGCAATCCTGCTGACGAGAAGGTCATGTGTAGactattttcaaccagcaactatcaggaaaaaAACCCACTTCATATTTTTTTCACACTTTTAcggtgttagtttcatcagctgttcttTTGATCAACATGATACGAAAAACACAGAAAAATCCACATTTTGTCTGCACTGAGCCTTTAAAAATGAAAGGAAGTATTGCACACAGAGAGATTAGTGTGATGACAAGGAAAGGCTTACACTTTAGACAAACGCATACATATTATTTCACAATTCTTACCCAAACATTGTCCAATTACGTCAACCATAAACCCAGGTTGGCACTGACAGATGTAGTTGCCGATGCAAATGTTCTCCACAGATGGAGGTGTGACACTCATCGATATGATACATATGGCTGAAAGACAATGTATATGTCAGCCaaaatcacaggaggttggtggcaccttaattgaggaggacgggctcgtggtaatggctggagtggaatggtaCCAAATACATTATTATAAGCCGTTCTCAGAAGCCTCCACTGGTCAAAATACATTAAATCTTCAATAATGCTCAAAAGCTATTTTTCTGGTTTGACGTGTTCCATAAATCTAATCACATTTTTATTGGGCAAATACGCATATATAAGACCAGCATCATGACAGATAAGTTGTAGAGAAGCACATTCTGAAACAGTTGTGAAACACATTctgaaacaaacaaaacattaagaacacctgctctttccatgacagactgactaggtgaatccaATTGAAAGCTATGATCAGTTATtgaggtcacttgttaaatctacttcaaatgagcgtagatgaaggggaggagacaggggatttttaagccttgagacgattgagacatggattgtgtaggtgtgccattcaaagggtgaatgggcaagacaaaagattgaagtgtctttgaacagggtgtaCCTGTCGTAAGTGTcaggtgcaccagtttgagtgtgtcaagattTGCAATGGTGCCGAGTGACCAAAACATTTGGAACATCTTTGTACTATTGAGTTGACTccccttttgccttcagaacagcttcaatttgtCGGGGCAAGATCGTACCACAGTgatgtcgactccaatgcttccaacagttatgtcaagttgactggatgtccttttgtggtggatcattcttgatacacaggaaaTTGTTGAGCACGAAAACCAATCAGTGTTGAACACTAaacccggtgcacctggcacccaCTACCAttcctcgttcaaaggcacttaaatcttttgtcttgcccattcaccctctgaatggcacatatacacaatccacgtctcaaaggcttaaacatccttctttaaagctgtctgcttcccttcatctacactgattgaagggtatttaacaagtgacatcaacaagggatcatagctttcacctggattcacctggtcagtctgtcatcgaaagagcatgttttgtacactatGTATACACACACTCTATAAACAGTGCCTCCCGAAACTAGTCACAACCTGTGTTTTTTTTGGTTGTATTAAAGCTTATTTCTTACTCAGAAAGACTATCAGCTgtagtcactgccaaaggtgattctaacatgtatcgaCTCAAGTCAAGTCAAAGTAAATAAGATAttcctgtatttaattttcaataaatttgcttgGATCCCATGCTTTCTTGATAGTACAAACCTGCTGTCCAAACCAAGGCATTAGTTATTAAGCTACTCAGTGAGCTCACGCCTGGAAGAAAGCACAGGGTTCAAATGCAAGAAGTTTTCTGAGTTGATTGTGTGATCAACTATTGCATGttctcacacactctctgtctttatcatTTGATCCATTCTTGTGTTTCCTCACCTTTCGCAATCATACTGTTCATTTGTGACGATATGTACAGTATTTCATTTAACAGCAGAATGCGTAGCTACAGCGAATCAGTTGCTCTATCAACATTAGGGGAACGGAGATAACGGGTTAAAGCCATCCAGTCACATAACAAAAATAACTGATACACATGAGCTTTTGAGCAAAACCCCAATTACAAAATCACAAGCTTAAAAAGGTCCAGCAGGACTATATTTCCCAATGAAAATAGCGTTTGAGTGACTAAAACATCAACCAttaataccccccccccatctagaTTCAAATGCTCAGAATTGACCTTTTCTCTCATTTCCAACTATCAGTTAGCCTGAAGGACCAGTCTGAGTGGGTGGGGAGCTCACCTTGATTGACGGCAACATGGATGCAATGCTGCAGTGAGATAATCTCAAGCAATTGTGCTGATACACGAAGCTCAAACAAGATTCCATTCCTGTCATACATCACACCATGGCTTCACAAATGAGTTGTCTATCCAACTGTTTGGTTTTTGTAACCGCATCGATATAGACAACATCCTGTCTCAGTTCATGTTGGACAAGTTCAGTTGAAACTGGTCGGAAAAATCCTGGGTTGACATCAATTACATTTGCTGACTGCCAGACCATGTACATAAACCATGCCTTGCCATGATGTCAATAATTATGTATACATCGTTTGGCATTTCTCTTCTGTTGCAGTTCATAGCAGCACTGACATGACAACTGAGTCGGTGTTCCAAACAGATTTCCTTCCCCCATGCTGGCCAGTAACTAGCCAACACCAGATACAGATGAAAGTGAAAACCTAGAAGTATATTTGCCACAGATAAATTTGGGAAACCTATAACACCCTACAGTCACATTTTGACACCAgtagtctagctagctagctatgtaaaCCACGTCCCTCTGCTAACACGTCTTCTGCAATGATGGTTACAAGGCAGTACTTATTTAAATAGGGTATGAGAATAAGACGTTACTATTGGTGTATTAAAATGAGCGAATAAATGTGGATGTTTCACCGATCCCCAATAAGCAAACAGTATCTAGATTCCTGATTTTGACATAAAGGAGGAAGCAAGTCACTTTATGATCTAACTTTATCAATGTACCAGTGACAGTCGTTTGTCATACTCTGATAGGGTTTAATCCAAGTCATCCAATTTGATGATAAATACGATTTTGACTGTTCAGGACCTTTAAAAGATGTTTTTCATTCTCTGACATTCTAACCAAAACAGAAACTCAACCTGGACCATCGGTTCTTCACCTAACCGTTTCAGGAAAGCCAGGTTTTAGGAAGCTGCAGTTGATGGACTTGATGAGCTTTACTACACAGCACTCTAATTTGAGCTTTCCTACTTAGAACGCCTGAAATATTGAAGAGGTTGCTGTTTAAAGCATGTTTTGTTCTCCTCGTTTCATGTTTTCACACAATCTGCCAATTGCACTTGAACCGGTCTCCAGGCCGCCGACCATCGGCCACATAACAGTATGAATGTAATGTAGGTATGCATGTGCAGTTTGTCCCTTTCTACGTGTCCAGTATACACAGTGAGCGTAAAGGTGTGTGTTCAGTCTTTCATGAACAAACATGTACGTCCTTCCTTTGATTACAACAGAGTTGCTATTTAAACGTGTGTAATAATGCTATATGGTAAACTCGTCTACGTACAATTGAACAGTGATAAAAGTAAATTGACATTGATGGGAATTGAGAACAATCAATAATATCAAAATACATTTATATATTTCATGAAATCATGTTTATCAATTGACTGAGGTTCAAACTGAAACTTCATATTTCCATTTTCTAACAGTTCGTTCACAGTCTAAACAGTTATTTTACAGTAAATTGACATAGGGTGGGAttatatacaaaacacaggaaagaGATTTTAGAAATCCCATGCTGTCTAAATTGAGGTGCTTTAAGGTTTAAAATGCTGTTCTGGTCGGCTCCCTCCATTGCGCTTTTTGCTGACAAAGCGACACCACAGGGTCATGAGCAGGGATAGGACCACACAAGCCAGCGCCACGGAAGCGCCCGCCCACATCACCAACTGCAACTGTCTGCATTTCTGTCAATGTCAATGCGGAATAACAACAATCAAATATAGACCATACTACTGCACCAAGAAGGTATGCTTGGGGTGTGAGTTTGAAGGCAAAAAGACCTTCTCACAGATCTAAGAACCTTTTCCCTCTTAGCAGTTCTACGGTGTTGTTGTGTATCACCTTATTCTCTTGGATTCCCCTGAGCAGGGCAAAGCTGCTGAGATGGGTGCAGGAGCACACAGTGTGGGTAGAGTTGGACATCACGGAGGCGCAGCCCTGGATTGACCAAGCCCCCTCACCATCATCTGACCAATAAACACAGGTGGTATTCGCATCACTGGACTGGGGCACAGAGAAGATGAGACTCATATAATTTTATGAACAGCTAAGGTCTACTGCGTGCATATCTGTTAaacaaatgttgttgttttaaaaaatgtataataaaaccggttttaaagggatagtttactTTCTTTTGAAGTTAAATCCAGAATAATCTGGCTAGCATTTTTGTATCCGTTAGTGGTGCATTCAAAAGCATGGGGACGTAGACCACACCGAGCTCTTTCCCCATGATTTTAAACATTGCTAATGGATACAATCCATTTCCACTAGCATTGCAACATTCCTCAAAAATTGTAGCTAGGAGATTTTAAACATTGCTAAATAACCAGCTAAACAAAAATGAAAAACCTGTTTGGAACAAACAGTCACAGTCTAGGGAAGTCAAAGATAAGTGAAAAAAGTGAACTATCACTGTAACTGACAGTCAGCCTTTTAGAGAAACACAATTGTTACCTTCAAGTGATTGAAGGTGAGAATGATCGGTTCAGACAGGTTTGTTGTGTTGGGGTTGCTAACAGATACAGTCACCACTCTGGAGGAGAGCTGCTCGGAGCTGTTGGTCAAAGTCTGCAGACTCTTGTAGCTGAGCAAAATGGCAAATGCAAAACCTGCAAACATCATAACACAAAATGAATACACTTAAAACATACAGAAACAAACAATATAAAACAAAACCAATTCACAAATCATCAAGTATACAAACCCATCAACCTAAAATAAAACACACACGGTACACAACATATgcaccatatacagtataataagCCCTGCACAAAACACAAACGCCTCCACGCAAATCCTACAAGATATAAAATAAAGAAACGTATAGAAATGTCAGTAAATAATTGTCACTCAGAAACCCCCAATTACTTTGTTTTTTAAAGAAGGCTAATGCCACTGCAGCTGAGTGGGAGTCTACCTGGGAAATTCGTGTCATCTCCGATCGCCGTCTCCCAGGTGGTGTCAAGTTGGATATTTTCATTCGTCAGTCTGACTGGTCCTCGGGGTGGTGTCCTGTCCCTCCTCACCACAACTTCTACCTCTGTTTTTCAACATAGGGACAACAATCTATACTAAGTAGAAATCACCATTATTGAAAGAACAAGTGGTCACTTAGTGGTCAATGCAAGGTTAAGTTGTGGTACCGCTGATGTTAAAGTGATCACTAAATGTGTTTTTCAGTATAAGTGTTACCTGTATGGCTTGTATTTATCCTGCTCACATTTTCTTTCAGCTGTGGAGCAATCAGTCTGATAGAGTTTTCTACTGTCCTCAGTAGCGTAGTCACTTTCCCGCTGTTACCACCTTGACCATTGGACTGGAGTTGAAGAACATCAGTGACATTGGCCAGTACCTTTAGAAAAGACAGACAACAGAGACGTGATgtaacgtgtatgtgtgtgtgtgcgcgcttgtgTGTAGCTCAGGGAGGCAACATACTGTCAAAAGCGCCTCTCCAGTCTTTTCTGTAGCTCCAGCCAACCCAGAGGAGTTAATCAACACCAAACAGTTGTTGCTCAGGAGAGACA
The sequence above is drawn from the Oncorhynchus gorbuscha isolate QuinsamMale2020 ecotype Even-year linkage group LG11, OgorEven_v1.0, whole genome shotgun sequence genome and encodes:
- the LOC124047604 gene encoding adhesion G protein-coupled receptor E5-like isoform X2, giving the protein MTVLKYLLLSVTRPAQLIDKRQTVFVMGVNLCFWILGLYLALPLEGIYPPLCQTGYTISKIGSGCSDIDECGEDRHTCGEWGTCHNRKGSYWCSCLQGFHQEGDISSMCVDVNECIGAGNKYPCGQNGTCWNLEGSYRCHCPPGFTTYGNNQSRCQELNCDPFATQSTPEQTLPGFDSLLSLLSNNCLVLINSSGLAGATEKTGEALLTVLANVTDVLQLQSNGQGGNSGKVTTLLRTVENSIRLIAPQLKENVSRINTSHTEVEVVVRRDRTPPRGPVRLTNENIQLDTTWETAIGDDTNFPGFAFAILLSYKSLQTLTNSSEQLSSRVVTVSVSNPNTTNLSEPIILTFNHLKSSDANTTCVYWSDDGEGAWSIQGCASVMSNSTHTVCSCTHLSSFALLRGIQENKKCRQLQLVMWAGASVALACVVLSLLMTLWCRFVSKKRNGGSRPEQHFKP
- the LOC124047604 gene encoding adhesion G protein-coupled receptor E2-like isoform X1, which produces MTVLKYLLLSVTRPAQLIDKRQTVFVMGVNLCFWILGLYLALPLEGIYPPLCQTGYTISKIGSGCSDTDECVEDPSICGNHSTCFNTLGSYHCPCHPGFESRIAYFTSADGGCTDIDECGEDRHTCGEWGTCHNRKGSYWCSCLQGFHQEGDISSMCVDVNECIGAGNKYPCGQNGTCWNLEGSYRCHCPPGFTTYGNNQSRCQELNCDPFATQSTPEQTLPGFDSLLSLLSNNCLVLINSSGLAGATEKTGEALLTVLANVTDVLQLQSNGQGGNSGKVTTLLRTVENSIRLIAPQLKENVSRINTSHTEVEVVVRRDRTPPRGPVRLTNENIQLDTTWETAIGDDTNFPGFAFAILLSYKSLQTLTNSSEQLSSRVVTVSVSNPNTTNLSEPIILTFNHLKSSDANTTCVYWSDDGEGAWSIQGCASVMSNSTHTVCSCTHLSSFALLRGIQENKKCRQLQLVMWAGASVALACVVLSLLMTLWCRFVSKKRNGGSRPEQHFKP